From a region of the Chitinophaga caseinilytica genome:
- a CDS encoding TolC family protein — MKLKIIASVSLVWMLGTTGYAQILRLEDALQYSADRYDKIKSKQQLVAAAEQQTAYQKQQYLPDVTLAAQQSFGTVNMLHGPMYAYGGMASGATSMPLAEQNWNAAFGSLYFANVNWNVFTFGKIKNQVILGIKKEHTAKADLAQEIFQHQVKVSAAYLNLLASQRIRYVQEKNLARAQVFYEMTDARARSGLIAEVDAQLARAEVSNAKSLQIKSHDRELEFSKQLAVLLDEPFQTYRLDSLYSTSIPRKTTTGADIQQHPLLQHQQRKIDEGQQKGMLLQVNRLPSVSAFGVLQGRGSGFSPNYAQDISAYSAGYFKGVGIQRSNYLLGFSLSWNLTNVLRFNTSIREQKFLTRSLQKEFDGYKKELQAQAELASSQIINAYDNFGETQVQLTAAEMAYRQHTSLYENGLTTLVDYTQALYSLNRAEIEYEIAQNNVWQALLLLASAKGDLGIFIQHN, encoded by the coding sequence ATGAAGCTAAAAATCATTGCATCTGTCAGCCTCGTTTGGATGCTCGGCACCACCGGTTATGCCCAAATCCTCAGGCTCGAAGATGCACTACAATATTCCGCAGATCGGTATGACAAGATCAAATCGAAGCAACAGCTGGTTGCTGCGGCGGAACAGCAAACCGCTTACCAGAAACAACAATATCTCCCGGATGTTACCCTGGCCGCACAGCAGAGCTTCGGCACGGTCAACATGCTGCACGGGCCCATGTACGCCTATGGCGGCATGGCGTCTGGGGCCACTTCCATGCCGCTGGCCGAACAAAACTGGAACGCGGCCTTCGGCTCGCTCTATTTCGCCAATGTGAACTGGAACGTGTTCACTTTCGGAAAGATCAAAAACCAGGTTATCCTGGGCATTAAAAAGGAACATACGGCGAAAGCGGACCTCGCGCAGGAAATCTTCCAGCACCAGGTGAAAGTAAGCGCCGCCTATCTCAACCTGCTGGCGAGCCAGCGCATCCGGTACGTCCAGGAAAAAAATCTGGCCCGGGCGCAGGTATTTTATGAGATGACGGACGCCCGGGCCCGGAGTGGACTGATCGCCGAAGTAGACGCCCAACTCGCCAGGGCCGAGGTCTCCAACGCGAAATCCCTTCAGATTAAATCCCACGACAGGGAACTGGAATTCTCCAAACAACTGGCCGTTCTGCTCGACGAACCATTTCAAACCTACCGGCTGGATAGCCTCTACAGCACCTCCATCCCCCGGAAAACGACCACCGGTGCCGATATTCAACAGCATCCGTTGTTGCAGCACCAGCAAAGAAAAATCGACGAAGGCCAGCAAAAGGGAATGCTGCTGCAGGTGAACCGGCTGCCGTCCGTATCCGCGTTCGGCGTGCTTCAGGGCCGCGGGTCCGGGTTTTCGCCGAACTATGCGCAGGATATTTCCGCTTACTCGGCCGGCTACTTCAAAGGCGTCGGCATCCAACGCAGCAACTATCTGCTCGGGTTTTCCCTTAGCTGGAACCTCACCAACGTGCTCCGCTTCAACACCAGCATCCGGGAACAAAAATTCCTGACACGGTCGCTGCAAAAGGAATTCGACGGGTATAAAAAAGAGTTGCAGGCACAAGCAGAACTCGCTTCCTCGCAGATCATCAATGCATACGACAACTTCGGGGAAACACAGGTGCAACTGACGGCCGCCGAAATGGCCTACCGGCAGCACACTTCCCTGTACGAAAACGGGCTAACGACGCTGGTAGACTATACCCAGGCACTGTACAGCCTCAACAGGGCGGAGATCGAATACGAGATCGCGCAGAACAACGTTTGGCAGGCCCTGCTGTTGCTGGCCTCGGCCAAAGGGGACCTGGGCATTTTCATTCAACACAACTAA